The following coding sequences are from one Rutidosis leptorrhynchoides isolate AG116_Rl617_1_P2 chromosome 11, CSIRO_AGI_Rlap_v1, whole genome shotgun sequence window:
- the LOC139875655 gene encoding uncharacterized protein: MLTKTAKEILLQERVARSFPDPQPLAENSRRDKSKFCIFHDDYGHDTNRCRDLAELTTEEFEQGKLNHLIAQGVASTTKAIILPAESNAPQVPNAADRKTPAVKNLGVKILSKKENLREIQVINVVEVQGEMSVFQVSEQFANWKCPSITFPPINLNTNLDKPVIVSCRIANTSIIILKVHVDTGSSVDVMYEQCFNKLPAHIKALLKPTAVSLAGFSGESTWPIGQLKLQVELVDDYNESLNRFNMILGRTALRMFVALPSTLHGMVKFSTCKGIGTLTLVIEPLCAMITVRESVGVEWHAVLAE; encoded by the exons ATGTTAACAAAAACGGCTAAAGAGATTCTTTTGCAAGAAAGGGTAGCGAGATCTTTTCCTGATCCTCAACCTTTAGCAGAAAATAGTAGGCGTGATAAGTCCAAGTTTTGCATTTTCCATGATGACTATGGTCATGATACTAACCGATGTAGAGATTTGGCAGAGTTAACGACAGAGGAATTTGAACAAGGTAAGTTGAACCATTTGATAGCTCAAGGTGTTGCAAGTACTACAAAAGCGATTATCTTGCCCGCAGAGTCTAATGCTCCACAAGTGCCAAATGCCGCTGATCGAAAAACTCCTGCAGTGAAGAATCTAGGGGTTAAAATTTTGAGCAAGAAAGAGAATCTGCGTGAAATTCAGGTTATTAATGTAGTGGAGGTTCAAGGAGAAATGTCAGTGTTCCAAGTATCTGAGCAATTCGCGAACTGGAAATGCCCCTCTATTACTTTCCCTCCTATAAACTTGAACACAAATCTTGATAAGCCAGTGATAGTTTCATGCCGCATTGCGAATACCAGCATTATAATTCTGAAGGTGCATGTTGATACTGGTAGCAGTGTGGATGTAATGTATGAGCAATGTTTCAACAAGTTGCCTGCACATATTAAAGCTTTGctaaaacctactgcggtttcgctAGCTGGTTTTTCAGGAGAATCAACTTGGCCTATTGGTCAGTTGAAATTGCAAGTTGAATTAGTAGATGACTACAATGAATCGCTAAATCG GTTTAACATGATTCTTGGCCGCACTGCTTTGCGCATGTTCGTCGCATTACCATCTACGTTGCATGGAATGGTGAAATTTTCTACTTGCAAGGGCATTGGTACGCTGACTTTGGTAATTGAACCACTTTGCGCAATGATTACTGTGCGAGAGAGCGTTGGTGTTGAATGGCATGCGGTGCTCGCTGAATAG